From Salminus brasiliensis chromosome 12, fSalBra1.hap2, whole genome shotgun sequence:
TAACAGTGAGTTTACTTGCACCCAGAATCTGTACATATAATCCTCCCTCCTCAGCTATACACACTAGGCAATTTTCATCTCTCTCAGCAAGACCCACATAGGAGagttatattataatatatacctGTAATATGACTGCTTTCAAAGCACGTCCGTTCCTAAGAGACCCTAGATGTTTGCACTaaattcttgttttgttttctccatTAAAGATATATGTTGTACACTACACTCTGACAAATAAGATGCTCCCAATAAGCTTTAGATTGGTGAAGGATCTTTGCATTAggcaaaggttctttaagctttCAAAAGGTACTTTACATGCATGAATTGTTTTACAAACATGATTATCTAGggaagcaaaaatggttcttctgtggcattgcttaaaATTGCCTTTGGTAGcgcttttatttttatgaatgtGTGTTTGTACGTGCATTCATACTGAATCACCATGGTTCGGTGTATGCAGTCTATAGGTACACTTTATGGGCAAGCCACTTCTGCTGAATGCTGCAAGCTCCAAAAATAACCCTGTTTATCTGCAGTGACTGGTTATTTTCCAgtaacacaccagtgaaacgtATTCTGAAAATAAGGGAGGACTTCATGTGACTCTCACTCTACCGTTTTACCATTTATTACTGAACTGTATTGATGTATTCATACTAAAGATTGGAGCTGAATTGATACAGAGCAAATAGGGATCAGTATTCTATTGTATTGTGGATACAGGTGGGTCATAAAAAAGTTTGGGAACCTCTGTCCTAAGCTGTAAACTGTTAGCAACATGTCATACTGGGCTTAGCTCAAGCTCACTGGTgactaaaatgaaaataatgccCTATTATTGCTGCTTTATTTCCTGTTGTACTCAAACTGTGAGGTCCATATCATGGTGTGAACCAAACCATGACTTTTGTGTACTGTTACACCTCTActgtaaactttttttttttaaataataaaaataaatcactgaAAGCCTAACATTGCCATGAGAGTCACATCCATGATGagtctgaccacaactgtaggCCTAGTTCTTTTCAAATGCAcaagtctagtctagtctagtctgctGTTGTTGGCGAAGAATGCAACAGTCTTCGGTGATGAAACTGCAGTGATCGGCCCTTAACCAATGCGTACCTTGATTGGCAGTGCAGTGTGACGCACTTTCCTATTTATAGGCAATCTATCTTGCCAAACGTGCGAGTCAGACTCAttagctaaaaagaaaatctttgATTAATAGCAGCCTGTGAGATGAAGATAAAGAGGGACTTCCTATTGTGCCACTCTGCAAGTCGTCCCGCAAAACGCCTTCCAATGAGCGCTGCCATTAATTATAGATCAGAGACTGACGTAAGGCCTCATTGTCATTCAGTGTGTATGGATGGTCCCTTTATTGCTCAAGGAGACTGTAATGGATGATGATATGCTGAGAGATACATCATTAAAGCAACTCAAGAAATGTACATCCAAATGGAGTATATGTGCAGCCTGAATGCAGAACAAGAAGCACGCAGAGGCTCATGAGGAAGTGTTCATATCGATCCAGAGGGGAAGGGGGTAGACTCCTGGGTGGGAATCATTACTGAGAtgtgtgttttcatttatttatatatttattcatatatttattttttctactGTTCAAACCCTACAGGACCTGCGCTACTTTAAGTCAGAGAAAACAGCACGGGGTTTGCTGCAGGAGGGCTGGAGGGACACGCAAGAACCCATCATGTGCTCATATAAGCTGGTGACTGTGAAGTTCGAGGTGTGGGGGCTACAGACGCGTGTGGAGCAGTTTGTCCACAAGGTCTGTCTTGCTGAGCATGTCTCAAAAGGATATACCACTTTGACACACCCACCTTGTTTTTGCACTccttggccattttatcagaaacctcTACAGTACAGATGCCTAATAGGATTACAATTACTGACCGTTGTGGCACAATTTCAGTGCCACTCTAACGGTAGTGGCATGTTAATATGCATTACAGTGGTAGGAATGCATCAAACAGCAGTGCTGATAAAGTAGGTATTGGATGATGATTAAATGTGCCCTAGAATGTCAAACATTCTGTGGAATTCTGTAAACCTCAAGCACTGCTttggcataaccaaaacagcgttggaaaacaggccaaacccccaaaactgtctTGACTCTATTTGCTcttccaaaatgtacataaacccaGAACAATAGTGAAAGCTCTTAATAAAGATGCCAAAACAGTAAAAGGTGACGTTGACTGAAAAAATATAGTGTTCTCTGAAAAATATGGGTTGCTAATCCTGCACCGGTGtccgcagaaggggagctcaaactcgcAAAGGCAAGTGGCactctgtgctaggctaaaatcTGATGCTAGCTTCATGCCTTAAGGAACgattggaggttcttcaatttgagattggaggaacctcttaaggtgctttgggaaaccttcaagaaacctttttcttataaaaaaaaacatttcttgaaggttcctttaaagcacagtttcaaattgaaacctcaaaaagttcctcaaagaaaTTAAACACTATTGTTTCATTGAAAATGAACTGGACAACCTCAGCTGCTAGCAAATACTTGATCAATGCAATCTTTGGCATTTTTAAATGCTTACTGTCTGGTTAATTAGTGTACCTGCTGAAATGGCCAATGAGTGCACCTGATaaattgtatattgtatatgtttATCAGTGTGAGCGCACTTGAGTGGTATTGCAGATCTGCATTGCTTTATGCTGCACTATAAGAAACCTTAGGATGAATACAGAGACGTGGAATGCACTGTACATGGTCTTCACAATATCTAGTCGTCCTTGTCCTGCTTGTGTCAAGACTTCCTTTACTCCCCTTTCACATCCTCTCCAGTGTCTCAACACTATTTGCCCTTGCCTGAGGTTTCTTTTCCTCCATTATACCCAACCATCCATTAGTCATATAGACACGAGTAGTGGCGTAGATGAATCATTACCACCGTCCTTGTGTTTATGATGTTGTGACCTCATGAAGACTCACTGCCTtgttgtctgtctctctctatctcacaaGGTGATAAGGGACGTCCTGTCACTGGGGCATAGACAGGCCTTTGCCTGGGTGGACGAGTGGATTGGTAGGTAGACTAACCATCAGTGGTTATTTCTAGGTTTCGCTTCtaggcagtgtgtttgtttattatttattatttttattgtgtgGAATGATCGTGACAAGATTCAAACAAATTGCCTCCTATGTATAATCAGACCCTGAGGCAGTATGCTGCACAGTATTTCTACAGTGGGAACAACCTCAACCTCATTTTTATCTGGCAGGCAACAGGCCTTTATTGTTAATGGATACAGCGCCAGATTCATAACTCCCACTCaacaacacacactgttcaACGTTGGTGTGGTTTAATGGGTAACAACATCACCCTCCGcatggcagactggggtttgatgCCCTGGCTGAAAAAAATGACCAGCCTTACTTTTACTTCTTGATGATTCTAACTTAATGCTTACTGtacaacaaaagaaagtcaTGATGGTGGCTCTGACTGCAGCCAAGAAATCAATCTTGAAAGGATGGTTTGAACCTAACCTTTCTTTATCTCAGTTATGGTGTAGATATTTTCTGGACATTCTTATTTTAGAACgggcaactgccagattccacaGTGCCAAGGCAACAACGATTTGCTTTTGTACTGAGGCCATTAATTATGTTAAGACTCTGTAAACATAGTTGCTTTTGTAGAATGTGTATTAATGTATGATGTACGCATACATATGTttgtacatgtatgtatgtggatGCCCCCCCATCCTTCTGTGGTGTTGATATGCATAAGTGTTCTTTGAGTATTTGCTatcaaaaattaaaaaaaaaaaagttattaacaaaaaatacaGCAACAAATAAGCTACAgaactaaattaatatttaataaatatgtgGTATCTAATGTAATAACATCCAACTACTGTCAGAGCACCATCTGTGCTCTGAAATCTTAGATGCAATTGCAAGTGTTGCTGCCATGAATCTTAATTCAAAACGATAAATACAAGCCTTGTAAATACTGTTTGTTAATATATTggagtttgtatgtgtgtgttcataaacctgcctgtgtgaccaaacatgtttgaaaCCTAGAAAAAGggatttcagttcatttcacCAGATTTTAAACTGAAACTTACTCTCTCGTTCACATTGCGCTTTTTtttggagagtgtgtgttatgAATTACTGGCATTTTTTAGATCTTGCATGATTTGTATTGCTTtctgtatttgtatgtgtggtTAGTTATATTGGTGAGTGAGCAAAAAGATCTTTTACTAAAAGATTAGtaatgttgttttgctctgaAGGTCACAGGTAGTGTGTTTTATAAATCTGGCCCATTGGCTTTTATAGCCTTTAGTCTATTGGACTCGCATAACTTTAGTGCTGGGTGGTGcagtcactgtgatcagaggagtTACTGCTAAtttcacattttaaatataACTTTTTTGGACACCACAAAGAATCCCATGAGTATGTGCTGACAGGCCATTGCCCTAAGGTATTTTGTTAAATGCTGCGCAGAGCTTAATCTGCTCCTGTGTATCTccaggtttgtttgttttttttaagcatagAATCCCTTCACACAGTGCGTTGTTGCAATGAATGGTCCAGACAGTTGAATTCTGTATGGGTGAAGACCACtggtttggttgtttttttttttcttgcatagGATTTGCTCTCTTTCGAAATGATCTGTGAAACGATCTTGTTTAAGAAGCAGATGCATGCAGTGTCTTTTAAAGTAGGCATATGTAAACAGCGCAGCCCTGAGCTCCTCTCCCGCTGAGAGAGACTTCACCAGCACTGTTTGAGGCTTATCTTTGAtcagaaagaagaaaaggaagagtTTGTGAGCTGTATGGGAGCCAAATCTTGTTTTTAAAAGTGTGCTGTGATCAGTAAGATCACACAGTAGGTTCTGCCACTTTGTGCAGTGAATGGCATCCATAGTACGGATCCACTcaagtgtgttctctggggAGACTCCAGCTAGTTTTAACTTTGATAACTGCTCTGTATAAAAGAATTACTCTTGTTTTTTTATGATCTTTGAAGCTGAATATTTGTCAAATAAAAGCAGactacaacacaacaaacaTCACTAAATGTTGAGCAGTTGTTTTCCTCAAAAATATCGTCAATTATTAAGCTTCAGCACGCTTCCACTGTGAGCACTCCCATTGTGTGTGTAATACCACCAACTCAAAAATTAGAAAGAGCTGCTGTGCGATTGGCAAAAATTCAACACTATCCTTGTACGAACTGCTGAAAGCTCAAGAAAAAGAAACTGATTGCTGCAATTCTGGAATCCAGGCACCAAAACACGTCATGCTCTGAAATCAGGTGTGGGAGGAAAAAAATCCAGCTGTAGTTGctgaatcccgggtcatgctgcttgccattaATTGCctaatgtgctgttggtcagcacaggcgtctgttagctgctgtatCGGCACTGAGGAGCCCCACTTTCCCCTGAGCGTGCTGGCAACCTAGCAATGCTGCACCAGCgtcagttcaaaaagaggcagtgatagcttcatgtgttggaggagacgtgctagtcttcaccctcctagtgttggcgACATTGCTAGTGATTtagggagttcacatgaatgggaATTGAGTAGTAAAATTAGGGGGTAAAAATCACAATCATTTAAACTACTGAATCCCAGTGTGTGGTCTGCTGGACGGATATCAGAAGATGTCATGATCCAAACATTTAGTCATGAATATGAATCAGcatcaaacacaaaaacattgaTTTGACTTCTGGTATGCTTTTTGTCAATGCTCAGAAAGTGTTCGTTTTCAAGGTTTCCATCTTCCCTTTAAAGACGAAATAAAAAGCCTACGACTGCTTTGTCGCATGACTAAGAATTCTCTTTGTCTCCTTTTAAAGACATGACCATGGAGGAGGTGAGAGAGTATGAGCGTGCTACTCAGGAGGCCACCAATAAGAAGCTGGGCACCTTCCCCCCAGCGATCTCAATCAGCGAGACGCCCCTCCCGGGCTGCGGCCGCAGCGGACCTTCCAGCGCCCCATCCACCCCACTGTCCACCGAGGCTCCGGACTTTCTCTCTGTGCCCAAAGACAGACCCCGAAAGAAATCGGCCCCAGAGACCCTCACCCTGCCAGACACGACCAGGAGGAACTCCGGCTACAGGCTGCCCAGCCTCTTTTCCTGGGGCTCCAGCTCTGCCCAGCCTGAATGACCCCAACAAGGACAGGATCACAAATCCCAAGGTCACAAATTCAGGAAAGTGTCCACTAGACACAAACACAGCGAGCCAGTCTCAGCTCGGAGAGGGAGGGTAGATGCTTACAAGCACTTGCAAAAACAGTGACTTTCCAGCCCCTCCAACCTCAAACTGTACACAGGAACTCAGCCAAGATCTGATCTACAGTAGGCCcaaagagcacacacacacaccgcccaTCCAAAAGCATCCCAGTCCACAGTTCACGGTTTCTCAGGAGTTGTTGCATTGACACGGAGATCAGGTTTCCTAGCTTCTGTAGTTTTGTGGTCCTGGAAGGACAGATCGCTCAAATGTGTCCTATTCCAGTGGAAAATTAAAAATTACAGTTTTCCATTTCTGTATGACGAGACCCTTGAATCTCTTTCACTGTAACGTTGACATGTAAAACACATTAATCTATCGAAACCTTTTCTCCAAATTACTCTGGAATATTTCTGTTGAAATTCTCATTCAGTGTAAGGCACAGCTGgcattttcaaaataaaaaaaatatatacatagcCTAAGGAATAAGAACTGAAAAAAGACGTTCTGAGGTTTTGAGTTGACGTGATGATTTGCTTCTATTGGAACATGATTGGTCCTTCTTGTTAAGTGAATTTCAGTGAAGAACATGTTTCCAGTGCtttgttttaatgttctggtGTTCTTCTCTGTGCATATTCTTGTTGTGGTTCTccattttgttttccttttttcctgttttcctgTTTTGATTGGACCTGTGTCCAGTAACAGAGTCCTCAACCCACGTTATGGGTTTACATCTGCTATGTTCAGAGACTTGCTGAACGTATGGTTCCACTAGCTGAACGTCTCTGTTTTTTTGGCTTTGACTAGTTGCTCTCCAGAGCTGCAGACTCTTAATCCTCAGTCTATTCCTGAAATTATGGACTTCCATGCTTCTGTATGTACAGTCAGTTTCACCCCCACCCCATTATCAACTCCATAATAATTTGTTGATTTATGTAGTATTCTACCCTTTGATTGATTGTACTGTATATTCCCATGGTTCATTGGCATGTGATGCATTGTATGCAGTATAAGAATAGAAAACAAAGTTCTCAAGGAATGCTTTTAAGGATTTCTggattgctgtgtaaaatgtattGGAAGTGCTTGCTGCTGGACGCTGTTGTACTTTGTAAATGAAAAGGCTCTTTATTCTCGCTGGCTCGCGCATACCCGTTCTATCCGAATATAGTTCCGCTACTTTCTATGGGAAAGAGACATCAAGCTATCAGCTGGAGAACTCCCGTTTCCTGATGTTAACCTTTAGCCATTGTGAAAATAAAGCTTCTACTCTCTACTGCAGTTGTAGATTCTTTACTTCAGTTCCACTGTACACATGACTTCACTGAGCGATTTCTTAAGAAGACCTGTACAACTGCTCCTTTATGCATGTATCTAATCAGCCAGTCATGTCATCAGCCGAAATTCAGAGTGTAAAATCAAGCATGTttgggccagcagcttcagttaATGTTCATATTTAACCATCAGAATggtgaaaaacaataaaatggtATGGTTTAtatatttctagaactgctgatctcctaaGATTTTCAGCTCCTCCGTCTCTATAGTTTACTCATAATGCTGCAATAAAGAAAATGAGGGAGAGACTTGTGCTCTGTACAACtgcggtgagcagaaaagcatctcagaatgcacaacatgtACAACTTTGAGGTGAATGGGCTACAACAGGAGAAGGCCATGAGGGGtaccacttctgtcagccaagaatagaaagctgaggctgcagtggacactgTCTCATCAAACCTGGACAGTCTCAAGGTGTGATGAATCCCAATTAATGCTGAGGCTCACGGATGTTtgagtcagaatttggcacgAACAGCTTGACCAATTGCCTGTCGTGAGTCAACAGTCCAGGCagatggaggtggtgtaatggtgtggagggagagggggggattgattgattgattgaatttCATCACAAGCCTGTTTGAGTATTTAGTGCCACATAATGCACCATGCCACAAAGAGAAAGttgtctcaaactggtttcatgaagatgaggaggagcCTGCTGTTCTTCAGTGATCTATTGGCTCTGAAGTTAATGGGAcagctttgggatgtggtagaacaggagacAGTAATCCTGTAAAAACTGCAGGAATCGTATGCTGCTGTCTTGTTAAAATCGTGGGGGAATCCATGCCATAAAGAAGTTTTGAGAGCAACAGGAGGCCATTTAGGCTTAATGAATGTCTAGGAAACCAGTCCAGTGTGTGATGTGCCCCCTCTAGTGGCTAGAGCTTTCAAAGCACACACTTTCCTAGTCTTTCCTTCAGGGAAGCCCCTGATGCTTTTGTAAAATGTGCTGAATGTGAATGAGAAGAACAATACAAGTGTTATGAGTACTTTGAATCTCTAAATGACAATATATGAAGTAAGCCTTCATGTTTCTCTgtaactgaattaaaaaaaaatacaggtaCAAGGTTTTCTATTACAggtaggaaaaaaaatattacaaaagtAAAATTCCTTCAACATATGGTACCACAATATAAGTAAGTAGGTATTTTCCACCTATGAACATCCATGTCTTTTACCTTTTCATTTTGGACCAAAGACAACATAACATGACTTATTACTGGATTTTCTCAAATTCTTAATGTTACGTCTCCAAATATTCTTCTtaaactataaaaaatattaaaaatgtatttttacaaaATATTGAATCCTGAGATTGTAAGTTAAGACAAGAAAGCAATTATTTCAGTCACATTATTTCAAAATATTGATCACATGCTGCTTAAAACAGAGGGTGTAGAACCTGCATTTGTTACGGGCAGCAGAGACACAGTCGCAAGCCTGACTGACCCTCTACAAATGATATGTTCTGCTGATTTtctgtaaaagtaaaaataggTGAACAAACCTTTTAGGAAAAACGTTGCTTTGACTGCAAAAATACAGAGCACAAtttcaaatatatcaaatatcaaatcaTAAGCAGTTCTATATTAAACTGTGCAGAAGTTTTTGTAGATATTGtgggtttttgggttttttttgttcacAAATCAA
This genomic window contains:
- the pitpnc1a gene encoding cytoplasmic phosphatidylinositol transfer protein 1, which gives rise to MLMKEYRICMPLTVEEYRIGQLYMISKHSHEQSERGEGVEVVQNEPFEDPTHGSGQFTEKRVYLNNKLPSWARAVVPKIFYVTEKAWNYYPYTVTEYTCSFLPKFSIHIETKYEDNNGSNDNIFDGEPRDEDTEVCFIDIAYDEIPERYYKESEDLRYFKSEKTARGLLQEGWRDTQEPIMCSYKLVTVKFEVWGLQTRVEQFVHKVIRDVLSLGHRQAFAWVDEWIDMTMEEVREYERATQEATNKKLGTFPPAISISETPLPGCGRSGPSSAPSTPLSTEAPDFLSVPKDRPRKKSAPETLTLPDTTRRNSGYRLPSLFSWGSSSAQPE